The following coding sequences lie in one Lentilactobacillus sp. SPB1-3 genomic window:
- a CDS encoding nucleobase:cation symporter-2 family protein — protein MDKVSSPKSDSQLRNALLGLQHLLAMYSGDILVPLLIGTALGFNAMQMTYLVSMDIFMCGVATLLQIRRTPITGIGLPVVLGCAIEYVAPLQSIGKNFGLGYMYGGIIVAGLFILLISKQFAKLRKYFPPVVTGSLITLIGFTLMPVAFQNIGGGDPTAKAFGDPQHLLIGSFTALVIIVLNIWARGFMKQIAILIGIILGTLLAISLGAVDFASVGQAHWVQLPQLFYFSTPKFEWSSIATLILAALTCMIESTGVYFALSDITKRELTDDDLARGYRSEGIAAILGGIFNTFPYSTFSQNVGIVQLSGIKKLAPIYYSAGMLMILGLIPKFGAVATLIPNSVLGGAMLIMFGMVGAQGIKMLSAVDLNMRNLLIIAISVGMGIGVTTQPGLFQYLPSSVQVIMSNGMVIGCFTAVILNILLNNTNLKNVVSED, from the coding sequence ATGGATAAAGTATCGAGTCCCAAATCAGATTCACAACTTCGGAACGCACTTCTTGGATTACAACATTTATTGGCAATGTATTCAGGAGATATTTTAGTTCCGCTGCTAATCGGAACCGCACTAGGATTTAATGCCATGCAAATGACATACTTAGTTTCAATGGATATCTTCATGTGTGGTGTCGCCACTTTATTGCAAATTAGGCGAACACCAATTACGGGCATTGGGTTACCGGTCGTGCTAGGATGTGCTATCGAATATGTGGCACCACTGCAATCGATTGGTAAGAACTTTGGTTTAGGATATATGTATGGTGGTATTATCGTTGCGGGACTATTTATCTTACTGATTTCCAAGCAATTCGCTAAATTGCGCAAGTATTTTCCACCAGTTGTTACCGGTTCATTAATCACTTTGATTGGTTTTACTTTAATGCCAGTAGCTTTTCAAAATATCGGCGGAGGTGATCCAACTGCTAAGGCTTTTGGAGATCCGCAACATTTGTTGATTGGTTCATTTACCGCATTAGTCATTATTGTGCTTAATATTTGGGCACGTGGATTCATGAAGCAAATTGCGATTTTGATTGGAATTATTTTAGGTACTTTATTAGCGATTAGTTTAGGAGCTGTTGATTTTGCTTCAGTTGGGCAAGCTCATTGGGTGCAATTACCGCAGTTATTTTATTTTTCAACACCCAAATTCGAATGGTCATCAATTGCCACACTAATTTTAGCTGCATTGACCTGTATGATTGAATCAACAGGGGTTTACTTTGCTTTATCAGATATCACTAAGCGAGAATTAACTGATGATGATTTAGCTCGCGGATACCGTTCTGAAGGAATCGCCGCAATCTTGGGCGGAATTTTTAATACCTTCCCATACTCAACTTTCTCTCAAAACGTTGGTATCGTGCAGTTGTCAGGGATTAAAAAGTTAGCTCCCATTTACTATTCTGCAGGGATGTTAATGATTTTGGGATTGATTCCTAAGTTTGGTGCCGTGGCAACTTTGATTCCTAATTCAGTCTTGGGTGGCGCAATGCTGATTATGTTTGGTATGGTTGGTGCGCAAGGAATTAAGATGTTATCTGCCGTTGACTTAAACATGCGCAACCTCTTAATTATCGCTATCTCTGTCGGAATGGGAATCGGTGTGACTACTCAACCAGGACTATTTCAATACCTACCTTCATCTGTTCAAGTTATCATGAGTAACGGAATGGTGATTGGCTGTTTTACCGCAGTCATCTTAAATATTTTATTGAATAATACCAACTTAAAAAATGTAGTTTCTGAAGATTAA
- a CDS encoding DNA/RNA non-specific endonuclease yields MAKKRNSYRKRTTQGTLGAIVILIIVWLLNGMPGGDLFNNSSTEQANRASVESTSKLANLTFKSGDDSVVYINHDHATLNPNDWQTNKVDYQNLDSYNRTSNANVAYLENSNLASDSNRQRQYVKPTAWHQKFVDGDPIINRGHLIAYSLSGGINSDGQYTHTNVGDQNNPKNLFTQTAFSNQKIQTIYEQKVRQALYDHKRVIFYARPIFRGSELMARGIHLQAVSTDKSLDFNVYLFNVQPKVQFDYQTGRSTIDRNFKVAEPTN; encoded by the coding sequence ATGGCAAAGAAACGTAATTCTTATCGTAAACGAACAACTCAAGGCACCCTTGGCGCCATCGTCATCTTAATTATAGTCTGGTTACTAAACGGCATGCCTGGCGGTGATTTGTTCAATAATTCATCAACTGAACAGGCCAACCGTGCCTCTGTAGAATCAACAAGCAAGTTGGCCAACCTGACATTTAAATCAGGTGATGATAGTGTGGTTTATATTAACCATGACCATGCCACACTTAATCCTAATGACTGGCAGACGAACAAAGTTGATTATCAAAACCTTGATAGTTACAACAGAACCAGTAACGCCAACGTGGCTTACTTGGAAAATAGCAACCTTGCGTCAGATAGCAATCGACAACGTCAATACGTCAAACCAACTGCTTGGCACCAAAAGTTCGTTGATGGTGACCCAATTATCAATCGTGGCCATTTAATTGCTTACTCATTATCGGGTGGCATCAATTCAGACGGTCAATATACCCACACAAATGTTGGTGATCAAAATAATCCTAAAAATTTGTTCACACAGACTGCATTTTCAAATCAAAAAATCCAAACGATTTATGAACAGAAAGTCCGACAGGCATTATATGATCACAAACGAGTAATCTTTTATGCTCGGCCAATCTTTAGGGGCTCTGAGTTAATGGCTCGTGGCATCCATCTACAGGCTGTCAGCACCGACAAAAGTTTAGATTTCAACGTTTATTTGTTTAACGTGCAACCTAAAGTCCAGTTCGATTATCAAACTGGGCGTTCTACAATTGATCGAAATTTCAAAGTTGCTGAACCAACTAATTAA
- the greA gene encoding transcription elongation factor GreA: MSDQFNDITKEGYQIIEQEIANLKASRPAKIKALADARALGDLSENAEYSSAKRDLRHLESRLRFLTKQLQYARIYEPSDQDIVEIGKTVTFEFTDTHEIDSYQIVGTPEVDIDHDKISIASPIGKALLGHKTGDTVSVTAPNSEYQITIIKITLNGG, translated from the coding sequence ATGAGTGACCAATTTAACGACATTACTAAAGAAGGTTATCAAATAATCGAACAAGAAATTGCTAATTTAAAAGCATCCCGCCCTGCCAAAATCAAAGCGTTAGCTGATGCGCGTGCTTTGGGAGACCTTTCCGAAAATGCTGAATACAGCTCTGCTAAGCGTGATTTACGCCATCTTGAAAGTCGTTTACGTTTTCTAACCAAGCAATTACAATATGCCAGAATTTACGAACCTAGTGACCAAGATATCGTCGAGATAGGCAAAACTGTTACCTTTGAGTTCACTGATACTCATGAGATTGATAGTTATCAAATCGTTGGCACTCCAGAAGTTGATATCGATCATGACAAAATATCCATTGCTTCGCCGATCGGTAAAGCTTTATTAGGTCACAAAACTGGTGACACAGTCAGCGTGACTGCACCAAACTCTGAATATCAAATTACCATTATAAAAATCACACTTAACGGAGGATAA
- a CDS encoding cation-translocating P-type ATPase encodes MNWYSKSTDSVISELGTNRSTGLTNTEASKRIDSYGPNEITQNKSKSAIAMFLESFKEPLIIILMVAVVIAFLSSFYEFNSGNSEHAVASLYEAVAILIIIFINGGLTFHQTRSAQKSLDALRDMRQPHLNVLRDGSWSSIQTDELVPGDIVSVKSGDFIEGDMRFFKTAELQVDESQLTGESDAVDKTIDALDDDTELADRTNMGFSGSMVVNGNGIGVIVATGMDTELGKIADLMTSADDQKTPIEKSVFDLSKKLMLIAGGIIVFTVGFELTKQFMNMGTITISDIAGISSTAIAIAVASIPDAMPVVLSIVLTVGAKLLAKSKGLVKSLSSVETLGATTYVASDKTGTLTKNEMTVTRFYTNRHKFYVEGNGYTPVGDILDEDCKVVESSDEYRRFFEVAALNNEAEIKPDENQNWRPFGNPTDVSLVVMAQKAGFTRDRLMEKETDRDIDVLRVIPFDSTRKMMTVVIKEDDKFYSLTKGAPDVVATKTTSALVDGKQVDYQEIATEVDQTILGFADDALRTIALTQREVSEEQALHGSAEELEQDLCFLGIAGIIDPPREEVKAAISKLDGASVKVVMITGDHAATAKAIAKRLGIIKDDNANVIVGSEIEAMSDDELKSKVLDTRVYARVSPEHKQRIVQQLQREHQVVGMTGDGINDAPALKAADIGIAMGINGTEVTKDAADLILLDDKFTTIEASVESGRTIFSNILNFMRHELTTNVAEVLSLLLGVVLINTTIGEVSAVTPTLTALMVLWVNMVSDSMPSFALGYDEAEANMMTSAPRDTSQSILANGMLRRVLFRGTVMGGLVFAAFLWAASSGYSVAESQTIAFLTLVFGQLWHVYDARSAKTLYDRNPFSNSRLTYAVGFAATSSVLVTLIPFFNEVMGTAPLTVSLYVGIIIISAIPTFVISGIKKMFTK; translated from the coding sequence ATGAACTGGTATTCCAAAAGTACGGATTCAGTTATCTCAGAGCTTGGTACAAACAGATCTACTGGGCTAACAAATACTGAAGCAAGTAAACGAATAGATTCTTACGGTCCAAATGAAATTACCCAAAATAAAAGTAAATCTGCGATAGCAATGTTTCTGGAAAGCTTCAAAGAACCATTAATTATTATCTTGATGGTGGCAGTTGTTATTGCGTTTCTTAGCTCGTTTTATGAATTTAATTCAGGAAATTCTGAACATGCGGTTGCTTCATTATATGAAGCAGTGGCTATCTTAATCATCATTTTTATTAATGGTGGGTTAACATTTCATCAAACTAGAAGCGCACAGAAATCTTTAGATGCGTTGCGAGATATGCGCCAACCACACTTAAACGTCCTGCGGGATGGAAGTTGGTCTTCAATTCAAACTGATGAACTAGTTCCTGGGGATATTGTTAGCGTTAAGTCTGGTGATTTTATTGAAGGCGATATGCGTTTCTTTAAAACTGCTGAGTTACAAGTTGATGAATCACAACTAACAGGTGAATCGGATGCTGTTGATAAAACCATTGATGCACTTGATGATGACACAGAATTAGCCGACCGGACTAACATGGGATTCTCCGGTTCCATGGTGGTTAATGGTAACGGAATTGGTGTGATCGTGGCTACTGGTATGGATACAGAACTTGGTAAGATTGCTGATTTAATGACATCGGCTGATGATCAAAAGACACCTATCGAAAAATCAGTGTTTGATTTAAGTAAGAAATTAATGCTGATTGCTGGTGGGATAATTGTCTTCACGGTTGGGTTTGAATTAACTAAACAATTTATGAATATGGGTACGATTACGATTTCAGATATCGCTGGGATATCATCGACTGCAATTGCTATTGCGGTGGCTTCGATTCCAGATGCCATGCCCGTTGTGCTATCCATTGTGCTAACTGTTGGTGCCAAGTTACTTGCTAAATCAAAAGGATTAGTTAAGTCACTTAGTAGTGTGGAGACTTTGGGAGCAACGACATACGTTGCTTCTGACAAAACTGGGACGTTGACTAAAAATGAAATGACGGTTACTAGATTTTATACTAATCGCCATAAATTTTACGTTGAAGGGAATGGCTATACTCCCGTCGGAGATATCTTAGACGAGGATTGTAAAGTCGTCGAATCTTCTGATGAGTACCGCAGGTTCTTCGAAGTAGCGGCCCTTAACAATGAAGCTGAAATCAAACCTGATGAAAATCAGAATTGGCGTCCATTTGGTAACCCAACTGATGTTTCGTTGGTCGTAATGGCTCAAAAGGCTGGTTTTACTAGAGACCGTTTAATGGAAAAGGAAACTGATCGAGACATTGATGTATTGAGAGTTATTCCTTTTGACAGTACTAGAAAAATGATGACGGTTGTTATCAAAGAAGATGATAAATTCTACAGTTTAACTAAGGGTGCTCCTGATGTAGTGGCAACTAAAACTACCAGTGCGTTAGTGGACGGTAAGCAAGTGGATTATCAAGAAATCGCCACAGAAGTTGATCAAACAATCTTAGGCTTCGCGGATGATGCACTAAGAACGATTGCATTAACACAACGCGAAGTGTCTGAAGAACAGGCTTTACACGGTTCTGCAGAAGAATTGGAACAAGACCTTTGCTTCTTAGGAATTGCCGGCATTATCGATCCGCCACGTGAAGAGGTTAAAGCTGCCATCAGTAAATTAGATGGGGCCTCAGTCAAAGTGGTTATGATCACCGGTGACCATGCGGCTACTGCTAAGGCGATTGCCAAACGTTTAGGCATTATCAAAGACGATAATGCAAATGTGATCGTTGGTAGTGAGATCGAAGCAATGAGCGATGATGAATTAAAGAGCAAAGTTTTAGATACTCGGGTCTATGCCAGAGTATCCCCTGAACACAAACAACGAATCGTTCAACAATTACAACGTGAACATCAAGTTGTCGGGATGACCGGTGATGGGATCAATGATGCTCCAGCTTTAAAGGCTGCAGACATTGGAATCGCAATGGGAATCAATGGCACTGAAGTTACTAAAGACGCAGCCGATTTGATTTTGTTGGATGATAAATTCACGACTATTGAAGCGTCGGTTGAATCTGGCCGAACGATTTTCAGCAACATTTTGAACTTTATGCGTCACGAATTAACAACTAATGTGGCCGAAGTATTGTCACTATTACTTGGAGTAGTGTTGATCAATACTACGATTGGGGAAGTATCAGCTGTGACCCCAACGTTAACAGCGTTAATGGTGTTGTGGGTCAACATGGTTAGTGATTCAATGCCATCATTTGCTCTTGGGTATGATGAGGCCGAAGCTAACATGATGACCAGTGCTCCTAGAGATACTAGCCAATCGATTTTAGCTAACGGAATGCTCCGACGCGTGCTATTTAGAGGAACCGTCATGGGTGGTTTGGTGTTCGCAGCATTCCTTTGGGCCGCAAGTAGCGGATATTCAGTCGCTGAATCGCAAACTATCGCATTCTTAACATTAGTCTTTGGCCAATTGTGGCATGTTTATGACGCTAGAAGTGCTAAGACGTTATATGACAGAAATCCATTTTCAAATTCACGATTGACGTATGCAGTTGGTTTTGCTGCAACTTCATCGGTATTAGTTACTTTAATTCCGTTCTTCAATGAAGTTATGGGAACTGCTCCGTTGACAGTTTCACTATATGTAGGAATCATTATCATATCAGCGATTCCAACGTTCGTTATTTCGGGAATTAAAAAGATGTTTACAAAATAG
- a CDS encoding DedA family protein, which translates to MSQTQIIELINQYGYWGIIFLIALENIFPPIPSELVLVFAGYLTLSSELNIGGTIIAATVGAYIGAVALYGVGRLLSVQQLEKIVSGRVGKIIHLKSGDIEKAARFFSKYGGKAILFGRCVPVVRSLISIPAGMVNYPFIKFSGFTILGTLIWNTVLILIGHYAGQAWQQILNIVDGWLVIILIVAIVVVGFTIYYRYRRNKIKD; encoded by the coding sequence GTGAGCCAAACTCAAATTATCGAATTGATTAATCAATATGGTTATTGGGGAATTATTTTTCTCATTGCCTTAGAAAATATTTTTCCACCAATCCCTTCAGAATTGGTCCTAGTATTTGCTGGGTACCTAACTCTTTCTAGTGAGCTAAATATTGGTGGGACGATTATTGCTGCCACGGTCGGCGCATATATTGGTGCAGTTGCTTTATATGGCGTTGGCCGGTTGTTGAGTGTTCAACAGTTAGAAAAAATTGTGTCTGGTAGGGTTGGTAAAATCATCCATTTAAAAAGCGGCGATATTGAAAAAGCCGCTCGTTTTTTTTCTAAATACGGTGGCAAGGCCATTTTATTTGGTCGTTGTGTGCCAGTGGTCCGTAGCTTAATTTCAATTCCTGCTGGGATGGTTAACTATCCATTCATTAAATTTAGTGGTTTTACTATTCTGGGAACCCTAATTTGGAACACAGTTTTAATTTTGATCGGCCACTATGCTGGTCAGGCTTGGCAACAAATTTTAAATATTGTCGACGGGTGGTTAGTAATCATATTGATTGTTGCCATCGTTGTAGTTGGGTTTACCATCTACTATCGCTATCGTCGAAATAAAATTAAAGATTAA
- a CDS encoding aggregation promoting factor surface protein: protein MNFKKLVVVLMSALTLFGTFESVVTPEVASAKTSKVYKSNLSKANKQAKEWIAYRESRGSYRARNGQYIGRYQLSSSYLHGDYSKANQEKTADRYVSNRYGSWVNAKRHWLSHGWY, encoded by the coding sequence ATGAATTTCAAGAAATTAGTTGTTGTTTTAATGAGTGCCTTAACTTTGTTTGGCACATTCGAAAGCGTTGTGACTCCAGAAGTAGCCAGCGCAAAGACCAGTAAAGTATACAAATCAAACTTGTCAAAAGCTAATAAGCAAGCTAAAGAATGGATTGCTTATCGTGAATCACGTGGTTCATATCGTGCTCGTAATGGACAATATATTGGTCGTTATCAATTATCATCATCATACTTACATGGTGATTACTCAAAGGCTAACCAAGAAAAGACTGCTGATCGTTACGTAAGTAACCGTTATGGTAGTTGGGTAAATGCCAAGCGTCATTGGTTATCACATGGTTGGTACTAA
- a CDS encoding LysR family transcriptional regulator, with translation MNNKLLSFLQEIKAQGNMSKAAQALFVTQPYISRVIKNSEDHFGVKLINRSSHPLQLTYAGERLLDFLQEESQLQANLDREMTHLSQFKYGHLTIASNEAVSNDVYKPILLRFYEKYPEIHAQVISTSSSEAEQRLTAGSLDFFVGDPIKNHKIQYLPVANIPLTLIIPSNSAIYQPDKTFVDFSDLNLSKIADESFISIPRNNAYHRLIASFLSRQGASVEYSIEVPDISLAASLALNNLGLSIIPEPYVKSIKTASLDNLNIARIPNETLTAEFGISYVKSNLTAEPVDDLVNIISNVFKEITAK, from the coding sequence ATGAACAATAAATTACTTTCATTTCTGCAAGAAATCAAAGCTCAGGGAAATATGTCAAAAGCTGCCCAGGCACTATTCGTGACACAACCTTACATCAGTCGAGTAATCAAAAACTCTGAAGATCATTTCGGAGTAAAATTGATCAATCGTTCATCTCATCCTCTACAACTAACCTATGCGGGTGAAAGGCTTTTGGATTTCTTACAGGAAGAATCACAGTTACAGGCTAATTTGGATCGTGAAATGACCCACTTATCTCAATTTAAGTACGGGCATTTAACTATCGCTTCCAATGAGGCTGTGTCAAATGATGTTTACAAGCCAATCTTACTCAGATTTTACGAAAAATACCCAGAAATCCACGCACAAGTCATTTCAACTTCCAGTAGCGAAGCCGAACAACGCCTAACTGCTGGGTCCCTTGATTTTTTTGTTGGAGATCCAATTAAAAATCATAAAATTCAGTATTTACCTGTAGCAAATATCCCTTTAACATTAATAATTCCAAGTAATTCTGCAATATATCAACCTGATAAAACATTCGTTGATTTTAGCGACCTAAATCTGTCAAAGATAGCTGATGAATCGTTCATCAGCATTCCAAGAAACAACGCATATCATCGCTTAATTGCTAGTTTTTTAAGTCGCCAAGGCGCATCAGTTGAATACAGTATTGAAGTTCCAGATATTAGTCTTGCAGCTAGCTTAGCGCTCAACAATCTTGGACTTTCGATTATTCCAGAACCTTACGTAAAAAGTATCAAAACCGCATCACTTGATAATTTAAATATTGCTAGAATTCCAAACGAAACCTTAACAGCTGAATTTGGTATTTCCTATGTTAAATCCAATTTAACAGCTGAACCAGTTGATGACTTAGTAAATATCATTTCAAACGTATTTAAGGAAATTACCGCTAAATAA
- the rpsN gene encoding 30S ribosomal protein S14 — protein sequence MAKTSKIQKELKIEKTVAKYADIRRELKAKGDYAALSKLPRNASPTRIHHRDEIDGRPHAYMRKFHMSRLNFRKLAHEGQLPGVKKASW from the coding sequence ATCGCAAAGACATCTAAGATTCAAAAAGAACTCAAAATAGAAAAAACTGTTGCTAAGTATGCTGATATTAGACGTGAACTTAAAGCTAAAGGCGATTATGCCGCATTAAGTAAACTACCTCGAAATGCTTCACCAACACGTATCCATCATCGAGATGAGATTGATGGTCGGCCTCATGCATACATGCGCAAATTCCACATGTCTCGACTTAACTTCAGAAAGTTAGCTCATGAAGGGCAACTTCCTGGTGTTAAAAAGGCTAGTTGGTAA
- a CDS encoding aldo/keto reductase, with amino-acid sequence MKTIKLGNTNFEASQIALGIMRMAGLETSKAADAINAAVDTGINYIDSADIYGDGQSETKFKEALKQTNISRDKLFIQSKGGIVLDPKRSHDGLVFGARYDFSKQHIIDSVDGILERLGVDYLDSFLLHRPDPLMEEADISDAFDTLQREGKVRHFGVSNFNPLQVELVQSWVSQRLIINQLQFNVVHSGMVTSGMHTNMIDDGSIDHDGGLLEYSRRKHMTIQAWSPFNYGLFDGMYINDPKYSELNDKLQELADKYGVSKNAIAVAWIVRHPAQIQVLLGTMNPEHIVDSAKGADIELTKQEWYDLYFAAGNYLP; translated from the coding sequence TTGAAAACAATCAAACTTGGTAACACTAATTTTGAAGCTTCTCAAATCGCTCTAGGAATCATGAGAATGGCTGGTCTTGAAACCAGCAAGGCTGCTGATGCAATTAATGCCGCAGTTGATACGGGTATTAATTACATTGACTCTGCCGATATTTACGGTGATGGTCAATCAGAAACCAAATTCAAAGAAGCCCTCAAACAGACGAATATTAGTCGTGACAAATTATTCATCCAATCAAAGGGTGGCATCGTACTTGATCCAAAAAGAAGTCACGATGGCTTAGTATTTGGTGCTCGTTACGATTTTTCTAAACAACATATCATTGACTCAGTCGATGGAATCCTTGAAAGATTAGGTGTCGATTACTTAGATTCATTCCTACTTCACCGTCCAGATCCATTGATGGAAGAAGCAGACATTTCTGACGCCTTTGATACTTTACAACGCGAAGGAAAAGTTCGTCACTTCGGTGTTTCAAACTTTAACCCTCTACAAGTTGAATTAGTTCAATCTTGGGTCAGCCAACGATTGATCATTAACCAACTGCAATTTAACGTTGTTCATTCTGGAATGGTAACCTCTGGGATGCACACTAACATGATCGATGACGGTAGTATTGACCACGATGGTGGTTTATTAGAATATTCTCGTCGCAAACACATGACGATTCAAGCATGGTCACCATTTAACTATGGCTTGTTTGACGGCATGTACATTAACGACCCTAAGTACTCTGAACTTAACGACAAGTTACAAGAACTTGCTGATAAGTATGGTGTTTCTAAGAACGCTATCGCAGTTGCTTGGATCGTTCGTCACCCTGCTCAAATCCAAGTATTACTTGGAACTATGAATCCTGAACATATCGTTGATAGTGCTAAGGGTGCTGATATAGAATTAACTAAGCAGGAATGGTATGATCTATACTTTGCTGCTGGTAATTATTTACCATAG
- a CDS encoding VanZ family protein: MSQYFQVIMTAATSFPFIAFLLTFPVLLINYHRYGSISKWSIFMTYTFIFYLMCAYFLIILPLPPLSYVEHLTTPRYNLRPFVFILEFIRDNPLSLFHPRTWLPAIEAPTVIQPLFNIFLTVPFGFYLRNYFHRGIKQTLLLSFCLSLFFELTQLSGLYGIYPRPYRLFDVDDLMLNTLGGVVGYLVAKPLVKWLPSKERILQTASVRSQTVSIFRRAVGFGCDIITLFMTMLLINLFPVFSKATSEIAIVLAIIVPQIIWQKSLGMALVRIKVTNAIGNRPQWWQIVVRNLLAYGVTGGLIMIELQLMDSDIAISATHLSWIHILIIGLTIPILLIIIDFIMEMFSKTHQLYFERFSGTDTRNTYEN; this comes from the coding sequence ATGTCTCAGTATTTTCAAGTTATCATGACGGCCGCTACGTCGTTTCCATTTATCGCATTCCTACTTACGTTTCCGGTCTTGCTGATTAACTATCATCGCTATGGTTCCATTTCTAAATGGAGCATCTTCATGACGTATACATTCATATTTTATTTAATGTGTGCGTACTTCCTAATAATCTTGCCATTGCCCCCATTGAGCTATGTTGAACATCTCACGACCCCTCGATATAACTTAAGACCATTTGTATTTATTTTAGAGTTCATTAGGGACAATCCATTATCTTTATTTCATCCGCGCACTTGGTTGCCAGCGATTGAAGCCCCAACTGTAATTCAGCCATTATTCAATATCTTTTTGACAGTTCCATTCGGTTTTTACCTTCGTAATTATTTCCACCGCGGAATCAAGCAAACTTTACTATTATCATTTTGTTTGTCCTTATTCTTTGAATTAACCCAATTAAGCGGCCTCTACGGAATCTATCCGCGTCCCTACAGACTATTTGATGTTGATGATTTAATGTTAAACACCTTGGGTGGTGTAGTGGGTTACTTGGTAGCCAAACCACTTGTTAAATGGTTACCGTCAAAAGAAAGAATCTTGCAGACCGCCTCGGTCCGGTCACAAACTGTTTCAATTTTTCGAAGAGCAGTTGGATTTGGTTGCGACATAATCACATTATTTATGACAATGTTATTGATCAACCTATTTCCGGTCTTCAGCAAAGCCACTAGTGAAATTGCCATTGTTTTAGCAATTATCGTGCCACAAATTATATGGCAAAAAAGTTTAGGGATGGCTTTGGTCCGCATCAAAGTTACTAATGCCATTGGTAATAGACCTCAGTGGTGGCAAATTGTCGTCCGCAACTTACTGGCCTATGGTGTTACTGGAGGTCTGATAATGATTGAACTGCAATTAATGGATTCCGATATCGCGATTTCTGCCACGCACCTGAGTTGGATTCATATATTGATTATCGGGTTAACGATTCCGATTCTCTTAATTATCATTGATTTTATAATGGAGATGTTTTCGAAAACGCACCAGCTATATTTTGAACGATTCAGTGGTACCGATACTCGGAACACATATGAAAATTAA
- a CDS encoding glucose 1-dehydrogenase, with protein MMDRLKDKVAIITGGVAGIGLGIAECYVREGAKVVLTANHNVDGGKKAVEKFGDDKALFVQQDVADEDSWKNTIAKTIEKFGKVDILVNNAGIGGTNSKIEDQSLEDWQKIIDINLTGNFLGEKYGIKAMKDSNNGNGSIINVSSVAGLVGLPLNPAYSATKGGTRLLTHATALQLAQQKVNIRVNSVHPGWIDTNIIPDNYKEQIISTIPMGHMGEPKDIGEICVYLGSDESKFANGAEFVVDGAQRA; from the coding sequence ATTATGGATAGATTAAAAGATAAAGTAGCAATTATTACCGGTGGTGTTGCTGGTATCGGTTTAGGTATCGCAGAATGTTACGTCCGTGAAGGCGCCAAAGTTGTTTTGACTGCTAACCATAATGTTGATGGTGGTAAGAAAGCTGTTGAAAAATTCGGTGATGACAAGGCATTGTTTGTTCAACAAGATGTGGCCGATGAAGACTCTTGGAAAAACACAATTGCTAAGACCATCGAAAAATTCGGTAAAGTAGATATCTTGGTCAATAATGCCGGAATTGGTGGTACTAATTCTAAAATTGAGGACCAGTCACTTGAAGATTGGCAAAAAATTATTGATATTAATTTAACCGGTAACTTCTTAGGTGAAAAATATGGTATCAAAGCCATGAAGGATTCTAACAATGGTAATGGTTCAATCATCAACGTTTCATCAGTTGCTGGTTTAGTTGGCTTGCCATTGAATCCAGCTTACTCAGCCACTAAGGGTGGTACTAGATTATTGACTCATGCGACTGCTTTACAACTTGCTCAACAAAAGGTAAACATCCGTGTGAACTCAGTTCATCCAGGTTGGATTGATACTAATATCATTCCTGATAATTATAAAGAACAAATCATTAGCACGATTCCCATGGGTCACATGGGTGAACCAAAGGATATCGGTGAAATCTGTGTTTACTTAGGTAGTGATGAATCTAAGTTTGCTAATGGAGCCGAATTCGTTGTTGATGGTGCACAAAGGGCTTAA